From the Paenibacillus sp. MMS20-IR301 genome, the window AGTCTGGAGATTATCATTGTGAATGATGGATCAACAGATGCATCCCAACTTATCATTGAAGAATATGCAGCCAGATATCCTGAAAAAATCTCAGCATATCAAAAGGAGAACGGCGGGCTAGGAGAAGCTCGAAATTTTGGCGTAAGAGAAGCGAGAGGGAAATATATCGGTTTTGTGGATTCGGACGATTGGATTGATCCGAAAATGTATCAATCTATGTATGAAATGACAAAACAAGGGCATGATATCATACTTTGCGATTTTATGGTTGTTCAGGATGGCTGGGAGTCTGGTCATGTTGCTAAAGGCTTTAGGGGTGAATCATTTACTCCAAGTCAAATCGTTATTAATTCGATGGATCCAGCAACTGCCTGCAATAAATTGTATGCCAAAAAATTTTTTGACCTACTTACTTTTTCGAGTGATTGGTATGAAGATATTGGTACTACCCCTATTTATATGTCCTATGCTAACAGTATAGGCTATTTAGAATTTCCAATGTATTATTACCGACAACGGCAACACTCTATTACATATAGTGTGGACGAAAGAACAAAGGGTGTTATTAATTCTTGGCAAAGAGTATTAGATAATGCATGTGAGCGCTACAAATCAGAGATTGAATTTGCTGTTTATAAAAGTATAACAACATTTATTGAATTTAAGCCGGAATTTGCAGATGATTTTTTGGAATATGCCAAAGATAAACAACTAATATTTAGCCGAAATCCCTATATACTGGATGAAATTAAAAGTAATAGAATTGTCAATCTGCTGAATAAGAAATTGATACCTAAGAAGATACATTATTTTTGGTTTGGGGATGGCCCGAAAAGCGAGTTGATTCAAAAGTGTATTCAGTCTTGGGGGAAATATGCAGGGGATTACGAGTTGATCGAATGGAATGAATCTAATTGTAACATGGAAGAAAATGTGTATGTGAAGGAAGCATATGAAGCTAAGAAGTGGGCGTTTGTCGCAGATTATTTTCGGATAAAGGTACTTTTCGAACAAGGTGGGTTTTATCTTGATACTGATATGGAGTTAACTGGAAGAATTGATGCTTTGAGATTACATTCTGCGTTCTTTGCTTTTGAATTGAAGGCAATCGTTCAGGCGGGTATCTTTGGTGCCGTGCAAGGGAATAGCTTGATGGGTAAATGGTTGCATACCTATGACAATGAGCACTTTCTTAACCCCGATGGCACAAGAAACATAAGCCTCACAGTAGTAAAGAGGCTGACAACTTTGATGGAAAAAGACTATAAAATAAAGCTGAATGGCGAAACACAATTGCTTAAGGATAACATTAAAGTTTATTCTGCGAATATCTTAACCATAGATATTTATGATGGTCATAATATAGCGATACATCATTACGATGCCTCGTGGTGGGATGTTAAAGATGGAGTATCATACAAAAATCAAATTCTAATAGATTATTTCTCAAAAGATATAAATTCAAGTTATTCTCCTGAAATAGAAGAGGTTGTCAATAGATACAAGAACATTATACACACCTATGAAACCACATTGTCCTGGAAAATCACTCTTCCTTTGAGGAAATTAGGCGCTTTGCTAAGATGGTTAAGAAAGGTTTAAAGTATGAAGAAAATAATATTATTTTTAATTATTATATGCAATTCTTTTTATCTAACAGAGATTGTGGATTTGTATACTCTTCAATCAGTATTACAATACGCTCTTGTTTTTAGTTACTTTGTTGTAGTTCAGTTTTTCGGATACTATTTGATCAAAAAAATTAATAATGGACATGCTCCTCTACTTAATAGAAAGAGAATTATATTTTCTGTTATTATCTCACTTCTGATTATTGGTGCAGGTGGAGAAATACTTAAAGATCAAGAAAGTCAATCTTCCTTAGTAACTATAACGGCTTCCGGTGAGAAAAATCCTCTTTCAAATTCGAGCGAGGTATGGATTACAGGTGTTGTTGTTGATGGGTTGGAAATGGATTTGAGCGAGGTTAATCGTCCTAATTCATGGGAATTGAGAGAAGGCTCTTTAATTAGTTTTACTGATCAACCTGCCTCTCTACAAATTCCATTTCAACGTTCAGAAAAGATAGAGATATTATTTCTAAAGCATCCTTGGTCTGGTCAAGTAAATATTCAAGAAAACTCTGTAAGTGAGAAGGTAGATCTCTATTCCACAGAGGCTTCAAGTTATTCTTATGAAGTCAAGGGGAATATATTGAGAATTTCCAGTGTTGAAATTTTATTATATCATTTTGCTGCATTTGTATTCTTTATTTCGTTAACGTTAGCATTACTGAATCTAGGTAATTATAAAAACAAACTGTATTGTTTATTTTTTGCATATTTATATTGGATTGTTTTTATTTTAACTGGAAGTCTCTCAGTCAATAAGATCATGGACGGTTTCTTAATACTTATCTCTATAGTATGTGGAATTACATTTATGAAAACTATACAATCAGGTGATTTTTCGAAATATTTTAGTAATACAACACAAAAGATGTTCTTCGTGGTCATTACATGTTACTCTTCATTTGCTATTCTCAACAACAAGTTGTTCGTGGATTCTAACGTCTTTTATTTTGACATCAAAAATATATCTGTTTTCTTTTTGTTTTGCTTGTGGTTGATACCTTTTGAGATATCTTTTATAAGATTTGTTGATCGGTTACATCAGAAGAATATACTTCATAAAGACCGCTCATTTACGAGCAATAAACTTTTTTTGTGGATTCAACTGTTCGCACTTATGATGGTTGTTTGGGGATTGTACTTGATTGCTTTTAATCCTGCCAATATTTCCCCTGACTCAATAAGCCAATGGAAAGAGGCTTTGGGAATAGAACAATTAAGTGACTGGCATCCTGCTTTTCATACCTTGGTTATAAAGATGATTGTAAGCATCTATCCCTCTCCCGTATCGGTTGCATTGTTTCAAATGTGTTTTGCTGCTGCGGTAATAAGTTCATTTCTAGTACTTCTGGTTAATTGCGGCATGCCTAAAAAATGGGCTTTCATTGGGGCGTTTTTATTCGCAGTTGTTCCAAATAACGGAAGCAATATAGTGACATTGTGGAAGGATATACCGTATACCATCTCTTTACTATGGCTCACATTAGTGTTCGCAAGACTTGTTGTGAGGAAGAATAACTTTTCAGCTAATATTCTCAATTTAATTAGTTTAACGGGTGCATTGAGTTGTGTTTATTTGTTTAGACATAATGGTGTAATCCCTTTTGTAATGGCTATTATAGCATTATTCATTTGGGTGATTTTAAAAAAGGATTATAAAATAATTATAAGTTTGGTTGTAGCAGTTATTTTGGTTGCGGGAATCAAAGGTCCTATTTACTCGGCCTATAAAGTTATTCCGAATCCAGCAGGTGTACAATACTCAGCTCCTGTTCACGGAATTGCAAGTGTAATTTATCACGATGGTGATTTATCATCTATAACATCCAATTTCATGGAAGATATAATGCCGTTAGAAGAATGGAAGAGACTCTACACTCCATATTCTGCAGATCCGTATATTTTTGATAACCAATATGAATATATTAATAAGCTGTCGCAAAAGAGTACAAAAGAAATTCTATCGATGTATCTGAGTACTCTTGTGAAAAATCCAATGGTAGTAATTAGTGATCGTTTGGCTGGGTTGAATCTGATATGGGACGTTACTCAGCCGGCAGATGCCTACAATAATAAATACAGCAATGGAGTTTACGAAAATGATATGGGTTTGGTAAGACATCCCAATAGTCTCACAAGCTTCTTTACAGCAATTCTGGATCGTGCCTCTCAAAATGATATGCTTAATATAATATTTTGGAGGGGAGGACTATACATGATCCTGTTTTTGCTCTTAATCTATTATTGTTTTATTCGTAAAATGAACAACATGTACCTGGTCTTCTTACCTTTGGTAGCGAATGTATTATCGTTATCTGTTTCTATGGCGTGGCAGGATTACAGATATATATACTTTGAGTTCTTTATATTCTTCTTTTTATTAGGCTTTATTATTTATAATAATGATCAAACTGCAGAAAATGCTTGAATTACTCGTTGGATGAAAAAATAATTATTATTTATTAAAAGGAGACAAAATGGAAATCGCAATATTAATACCCTGTTATAATGAGGAAAAAACGATTGGAAAAGTAATATCGGATTTTAGAAAGGAATTACCAGAAGCCAAAATCTATGTTTATGATAACAATTCAAATGATCAAACTGCTTCTGTTGCAACTCTTCATGGAGCAATTGTCAGAAAAGAATACAGACAGGGAAAAGGGAATGTTGTAAGATCCATGTTTTTTGATATTGAAGCTGATTACTATATCATGGTTGACGGAGATGACACTTATCCAGCCGAGTTTGTGCATGACTTATTGAAACCTTTGAAAAATAATGAGGCTGATATGGTAATTGGGGATAGATTATCTAACGGTACCTATACCCAAGAAAACAAGCGTAATTTTCATGATTTTGGAAATAAATTGGTTAGAAAACTTATTAATACGCTTTATAAGAGTGATATCAACGATATTATGACAGGGTACAGAGGTTTTAATAAATTCATAGTTAAGTCTTTTCCTGTAATGAGTACGGGATTCCAAATCGAAACAGAAATTAGTATTCATTCCTTGGATAAGCGATTTCTTATTAAAGAAATTCCTATTGATTACCGTGATCGTCCTGAGGGAAGTGTGTCAAAGCTTAATACTTATAAAGACGGATATAAAGTGATTAAGACTATCTTTACACTTTTTAAGGATTACAAGCCGTTGGTGTTTTTTTCGATCTGGGCTGCCTTTTTTTTAGTGTTAGGCTTACTGATTGGCATTCCTGTTATAGTTGAGTTTTTTCAGAACAGATATATTACGAAGGTTCCATCAGCTATCCTTGCAGTTGGTTTGGTTAATCTTTCTATTCTTAGTCAAGCTTGTGGATTGATATTGGACACTGTATCCTCAAATTCTCGCAAGCAATATGAGTTGGATCTTCACAGGGTTAAACATCTTTATAAGTAAATAATAACCAGATTTGAACGAGAGGATTGAAAAAAATGTTCTTTAAAATGCTTCAATCCTTTAGGAATAATAAAAAAGGAATTGTATTCATTCTTTTTTCAGCATTATGTACCTCTGTAGGTCAAGCTTTATGGAAGTTATCTGATCAAAAAAGTTTATTATACTTATTTTTTGGGTTTTGTTTATATGCGTTGGGAGCCTTATTAATGCTTATTGCATTCCGTCATGGTGCGCTGTCTGTTTTACATCCATTGCTTAGTGTGGGATATCTATTTGGTTTATTTATCGGATATTTTTTCCTGCTGGAGATGGTTACTTATAAAGAACTTATCGGTACCCTGATTATATTATGTGGAGTGATTATGATTGGGGGTGGAGATAGTTAAAGAAGCAATCATTCTTCTTCTAATGACACTTATGGGTGCATTTGGTGGTTACTCATTTAAAAAACTCTCTTCATATAAGATAGGTGTCAATAAAGGCTTTGTTGTGTTTTTGTTAGTTGGTGGCAGTTTATATTTTATAAGTGCAATCTTAAATGTCATCTTATTAGGGATGTTGCCTTACACAAAGGTATATCCTTTAACCTCTATAACATATTTGTGGACCTTAATAATCTCCTATTATTTCTTATCTGAACGTATTACCTTAAGAAAGATTTTTGGAATATTATTAATAATCATAGGAGCTTTCTGTCTTATCCAATGAAAGAGCATATACAAATAAGTTTATTAAAAATTTGAGGGGATATATTTTATGAAAGGCATAATCCTAGCCGGAGGCACAGGCTCCCGTCTGTTTCCTTTAACCAAAGTGACCAACAAGCACTTGCTCCCTGTCGGCAAGTACCCCATGATTTTTCACGCCATCTATAAGCTCAAACAAGCCGGCATTCATGATATTCTAATTGTAACCGGCAAAGAGCATATGGGTGATGTGGTGAATTTGTTGGGGAGCGGCAGCACTATGCAGGTTTCTTTCACTTACAAGGTCCAGGACGAAGCAGGCGGTATCGCACAGGCTCTTGGCCTGGCAGAGCATTTTGTCGGAGGGGAGCAATGTGTAGTCATTCTGGGCGACAATGTGTTCGAAGAGGATATTACTCCATATATTATGAACTTCGAAGCTCAAGGCAACGGAGCTAAAATTTTAATCCAGAAGGTTACAGATCCCCAACGCTTTGGTGTACCTGAGCTGCAAAATGATAAGATTAGTTCTATTGAAGAGAAACCGCAAATTCCTAAGAGCAGTTTTGCAGTAACCGGCATATATATGTTTGACAGCAATGTTTTTCAAATTATTAAAAGGCTCACTCCTTCCAATCGCGGCGAGCTTGAAATAACGGATGTTAACAATGCATATATTCAAAGGAATGAACTGACTTACGATGTTCTAAACGGCTGGTGGACGGATGCTGGAACACATGCTTCACTTGCGAAGGCGAATGAACTGGCTAAAGATATAATGTATGATGAGTCGTTTGGTACATTAAAACTATAGATATGAGGAGGAGCCCTGTATGAAAGTCACTCCTTTACAACTTCAAGGCGCAAGCCTACTCGAACCGGTGGTCCATGGCGACAACCGGGGTTTTTTTATGGAGAGCTATAATGAAGAAGTCATGCATAAGTCAGGAGTGAACTTTAAATTCATCCAAGACAATCAATCTCTCTCGGCAGAGGTTGGCGTACTTCGGGGATTGCACTATCAGTTGAATCCCAAAGCCCAAACGAAGCTGATCCGTGTACTTACCGGAGCCATTTATGATGTTATTTTGGATGTTCGCCGCAGTTCTCCAACTTTTGGACAATGGGTCGGGGTTTTTCTCAGCGAATATAATAAGCGGCAGCTGCTGGTCCCTAAGGGGTTTGCTCACGGCTTCTGCACACTTGTGCCAAACACCCAAGTTCTATATAAGGTGGACGAATATTATTCCCCTGAGCATGATCGCGGCATACTATGGAGTGATCCGGCGCTTGGGATTGACTGGCCGACAGCGAATCCGGTGTTGTCTGGCAAAGATCAGCATCATCCGTTATTAGAGGATGCTGAGTTGAATTTTGATTAATACTCAATGTACAGAATCGTTTCCGCTCTGGAATCGATAGCATACAATTATTTCTTTTTGAAAAAGGTGGTCAAAACCAATGAAACTCCTCATCACCGGCGGAGCCGGCTTCATCGGCAGCAACTTCGTAATATACATGCTGCAGCAACACCCTGATTACAAGATCGTTAACGTGGATGCGTTGACTTACGCAGGTAATCTGGAAAACTTGAAATCAATCGAGAACCATCCAAACTATACATTCGTCAAGGCGGACATTACCGATGTGGCGGCAATGGATGCGCTGATCGGTGATGGCGTGGATATTGTAGTTAACTTTGCGGCAGAGTCTCACGTAGACCGGAGTATCCTGGAGCCAGAGGTGTTTGTGAAGACGAATGTCTTAGGCACACAGGTACTGCTGGATGCGGCGAAGAAATACAGTATCACTAAATTCGTGCAAGTGTCTACGGATGAAGTCTATGGAACCCTTGGGGCTACAGGTCTCTTCACAGAAGAAACACCACTGACTCCAAACAGCCCATATTCCGCAAGCAAAGCGGGTGGAGATTTACTGGTACGTGCTTACCACGAAACATTTGGGCTGCCGGTTAATATTACCCGTTGCTCCAATAACTACGGTCCTTATCAGTTCCCGGAGAAGCTGATCCCGCTTATGATCTCCCGTGCACTGGCTGATCAGGCGCTGCCTGTCTATGGTGACGGAATGAATATCCGTGACTGGCTCTATGTTGAGGATCACTGCAGCGCGATTGACCTCGTTATTCATGAAGGTGTTAACGGTGAAGTGTACAACATCGGCGGCAACAATGAGCGGACCAATATGCACATCGTAAACACCGTACTGCAGGAACTGGGTAAACCGGATTCCCTGATTACTTACGTACAGGATCGACCAGGCCATGACCGCCGCTACGGTATTGATCCAGCCAAGATCACGAATGAACTGGGCTGGAAGCCGAAGCATACGTTTGAGACTGGGATTAAAGAAACGATTCAGTGGTACCTCAACAATCAAGAATGGTGGACCCGCATCCAGTCGGGAGAATACCAGAAGTATGCCGAACTTCAGTACGGCAGCCGTCTGGGGGATTCTCTGTAATGGCGAAGATGAAGGTTTTCGTAACTGGTTCGGCCGGACAACTGGGGCAGGATCTTATGCTTTTGCTGCAAAGCCAAAACTTCGAGGTGCTGGGCTGCGACCGACAGGAGATGGATATTACCGATTTGGACCAGTGTCAGGAAATCATCGGCGCCTTTGCTCCGGATACAGTCATTCATTGCGCGGCTCATACTGCTGTTGATGCGGCAGAGACCGACATTGATGCAGCTTATTTGATTAATGCTACCGGAAGCCGGAATGTGGCGCTTGCTGCTGAGAAGGCAGGAGCTAAGCTGGTGTATATCAGCACGGATTATGTATTCGATGGCATGGGAGTAGAGCCGTATCATGAATATGACAATACCGATCCTAAGAGTATCTACGGCAAGTCCAAACGTGCCGGAGAGATCCTGGTCCAGTCCTTGTCTTCTAAATTCTTCATCGTCCGCACCTCCTGGGTGTACGGCAAATACGGCAACAACTTTGTGAAAACGATGCTGAAGCTGGGACAGGAGAAGCCTTTGCTGCAGGTGGTGCATGACCAGAAGGGTTCGCCTACTTATACCGTAGACTTGGCACGTTTCTTACTTGAGCTGATTCAGACTGAAAAGTATGGTATCTACCATGCTTCAAACAGCGAAGCTTGCACCTGGTATGAATTCACAGAGGCAATCTTTGCAGAGGCTGAGGATATTCTGGGGCTACAGTTTACAGCGAAGCTTGAGCCGTGTGCCACCGAGCAGTTCCCGCGTCCTGCTCCGCGTCCGCGCAATTCGGTCATGGAGCATCTGGCCATCCGTACCAACGGGTTTCAGGATATCCGCCCATGGCGGGAGGGACTGAGAGATTTCTTGCTGGAGCTGAAGTAATAATTGGATAGATGAACCCCTAGACTGCCTAAGAAGCAGGTTGGGGGTTTTTGTCTATTTAACGGTAATAAGGCCTATCATAGCCGGCTACCTTTCTTTTCGTTATAATGATATATATGAATCACTAAAAAAACTATTTGAGAAGCAAAAAGAAGCGAAGGGGAAATTTGGAGCTGTAGGAGCGATAGCGATCGCCTTTGTCACCGGATTTCTACCTTTAACAGCGTTATGAATTAGGAAATCTGGGGACAACAGCGGCCGGAAGTCCAAATGTTCACCGCAGTGATGACTAAGCTTCAAGTTCAAATCTTAAGTGCGTCTTATATAGATTTCCAATACCGAAACCACGAATCCGAGGTACCCTATGAAATCCAAAACAGTAAGTGTACATATCGTTACCTATAACAGCGCGGATGACATTATTGATTGCTTGTCAGCAGTGCTTGCTCAGGATTATCCAATTAAAAAAATTGTGGTAGTCGATAATGCCTCGACCGATGGTTCGGCGGACAAGGTTCGGGCGTTCTACCATGAGCTTAACTCAGGCTCGCCGCAAGCGCCTGTACCAACGCTTCCCCCGGCGAACCAGAATTCAACTATTATTGCAGATAGCAGCGGCCATAATCATTGTCCATCCCTCGTCCTCCTGGAAAATGAACGTAACACCGGCTTCGCCCCCGCACATAACCAGGCGATTGCCGGGACTTCTACAGACTATGTGCTGGTGCTCAATCCCGATCTTACGCTTGCATCTGATTATGTATCCCGGCTGGTCGCCCGGATGGAGACTAACCCGCAAATTGGCAGCGCAACCGGTAAGCTTCTGCTGAAGGCGGACCACCAGCTGGTGGACAGTACGGGACTGCGTATGAATAGGGCACGCCGGGCATTTGACCGCGGGGCGGGGGAGCCGGCTGACCAGTGGAACGAATCCGGTCCTGTGTTTGGGGCGTCCGGAGCTGCGGCGATGTATTCCCGGCGGATGATTGAGGATATCAGCGTGGAGGGAGAGTTTTTCGACGCCGATTTTTTTGCCTACAAGGAAGATGTTGATGTGGCTTGGCGTGCCGGGTTATTCGGCTGGCAGTCGTACTACGATGCTGAAGCTATCGGTTACCACGAACGGGGCTGGAAAACATCCGGCCGCAGCGGCAAGGCGATGTTCATCAAAAGGATTTCCTATATTAACCGCTACAAAATGATCTATAAGAACGAATCCTCCGGCAGAATGTGGCTGACCCTGTTGTATTCCCTGCCTTACGAAATTGCTGCACACGGCTATTCACTATTGAAGGAGCCTAAGCTGCTGGGGGCCTGGTCATCCTTCTTCGCGCAGCGGGCTGTGCTTAAGCGTAAGCGCCGGTATATCCAAGGCAAGGCTAAGCAATTAATGAAACAACGGGAGTAGTAGCAAACGTATGAAGCCTTCTCTGCATTAATAAGCACCTCTACCACTATTATCCTCGATCTCCCCTGTAAAAACCTCCCTGACACGGCTCTGCCTATCAGCGGGGGTTTTGTGTTATAATGATTGTCGATAGATTACTATATTTGTCAGGAGAGTACAGCAGTGAATGTAGATGTCAGTATATTAATTCTCAATTACAACACATGCCGCCTGACAATGGATTGTATCAGGTCGGTCTATGATTCAGAGACAAGTTACTCCTATGAAATTATTTTAGTAGACAATAACTCCCATGATAACTCAGTAGAGATGATCAGCAAGGAATATCCGGATGTGCTGCTGATTGCCAATTCGGAGAATGTAGGGTTTGCCAAGGGCAATAATCAAGGAATGGAAGCTGCTTCCGGGCGGTATGTGCTGCTGCTGAATTCCGATACGGTAGTTCGTAAGGACACACTGGAGACGATGACCAGGTTTATGGACAGCCGGCCGGATGTCGGTGCTTCAGGCTGCAAAGTGATTCTGCCGGACGGGGCGCTGGATAAGGCATGCCGAAGAGGTTTTCCGACTCCGTCAGCCTCCTTTTATTACGCATTTGGCTTCAGCAAGCTGTTCCCGGACCGTCCGCGCTTCAATGGGTATCAGCTGGGCTATCTGGACCCGGATGATGAATATCCGGTAGATGCCCTGGTCGGGGCGTTCATGCTGCTGCGGCGGGAGACGATTGAGCAGGTCGGGGGTCTGGATGAGAACTTCTTCATGTATGGCGAGGATCTGGACTGGTGTTACCGGATCAAGGAAGCCGGCTGGGAGATTTATTATTATCCGCGGACGTCAATTGTGCACCTGAAAGGCGGCAGCGCGCGGCGCAGACCGTTCAAGATTGTGTATGAATTCCACCGGGCAATGATTTTATTCCACAGGAAGCATTATAGCAAGCGGTATGGCAGTATGATAAATGGAGTGGTATATGCGGGAGTCGGCGTGAAGTTCGCCCTGTCCCTGCTGCGCAATGCCCTGATTAACCCTCGTAAGGTACCAACACCAGCGCAGAGTCTGACTGTCTCCGGAGAAGCCGGAATACGTAATGAATCAAATGCTGAGGTGAGATTATGATTCGCCGTAATCAGAAGTTTTTGACCCAACTATATATGGTTGCTGATTTTCTGGTCATTCAGATTGCCTTCCTGGCGGCCTGGTGGCTGAAGTTCAAGAGCGGTTTGCTCGAGTCGTACAGAACTCTGCCTGTAGAGTCGTATGCTTACTGGAGCATTATTTACGCTGCAATTGCTGTACTGATCGGGATCCTGCTGTCGTTGTATCAGCCTAAGCGCAAGAAACGTTTTATTGATGAGTTTGTCAAAATATTTCAGGTTCACGTGATGGCGATTTTTATCCTGCTCGGCGTGATGTTCTTCCTGAAGGAAATTGATGTATCCCGGCAATATCTGGCTATCTACATGGGCTTTAATATTCTGTCCATTATGCTCTATCGTTATGTGCTGAAGAAGATGCTGAAGTCGCTGCGTGAGAAGGGCTTTAACCGCCAGTTTGTACTGATTCTCGGCGCAGGTACGCTGGGTAAAAGATTCTACAATAACCTGGAGCAATACCCTGAGCTGGGTTATGAGGCGATCGGCTTCCTGGATGATTACCATGCATGGGACGGCATTGAGGAGAAGCGCTACAAGCCGATACTCGGAACGGTGGATCAACTGGAGGGTATGCTGGAGATGCTTCCGGTCGATGAGGTGATCCTGGCGCTGCCGCTGGATGCCCACTCGAAGTATCCGTCTATCATCGCGACTTGTGAAAAGGCAGGAGTTCGTACGCTGATTATTCCCGATTTCTTCGACTACCTGCCGGCCCGTCCTTACTTTGACAACTTTGCCGGAATGCCGATGATTAATGTGCGCGATATTCCGCTGGATATGGCGGGGAACAAGATGGCCAAGCGGGTATTTGATCTCATTTTCTCGCTGTTCGCTATTATTATGCTGTCACCTGTTATGCTGATAGTAGCGCTGGGTGTGCGTCTGACATCACCGGGGCCGGTTATTTTCAAGCAGGAGCGGGTTGGCCTGAACCGCCGTAACTTCATGATGTACAAGTTCCGTTCGATGAAGATGCAGACGGAGGCTGGAGTAGACACGGGCTGGAGTACACCTGAAGATCCGCGCCGGACTAAGTTCGGAACCTTTATCCGCCGTACAAGTCTGGATGAGCTGCCGCAGTTCTTCAATGTGCTGTTTGGACAGATGAGCGTGGTCGGTCCCCGTCCAGAGCGTCCGTATTATGTAGAACAGTTCCGCGGTGAGATTCCGAAGTATATGGTCAAGCATCATGTGCGTCCGGGAATTACCGGCTGGGCACAGAGCAACGGGCTGCGCGGCGATACGTCGATTGAAGAGCGGATTAAGCATGATATTTTCTACATCGAGAACTGGTCGCTGCTGTTCGACATCCGGATCATCGCCAAGACCATCCGCAACGGCTTCAAGAATGCTTATTAAGCAATCATAAATTATCTATACAATTATCCATAGAAACGGTTGCTGCTCCCCTGAGGACAACACAGCCGTTTCTTCTTATTTTCAGTCCTACAACTCTGTTATATGTAAAGGAACCTGCTATTATGGATCGGAAAAAACTTATCGCCTCCATTATTATGATCGGGGCTGTTGCCCTGTTGCTTGTACTTACCTTAGGAGGAAAAAAGGAGCAGCCGGCTACCGGCTTCGCTGCCTATAGAGTTGTTGCCCATGCGATGGGCGGAATTCATGACTCCACCTATACCAATTCACTGGATGCCTTTATAGCTAACTATGAGCAGGGAACGCGGGTGTTTGAGGCGGATCTGCTGCTGACTAGTGACAATAAGCTGGTTGCCCGCCATGAGTGGACCGCGAATATGAGCAAGCTGCTGGGCCAGCAGACCGTTCTGCCGGCAGACAAGCAAGGCACTGTACTGAGTTATGAAGAGGTCATGGACAGCCCGATTCTGGAGATTTATTCTCCGC encodes:
- the rfbC gene encoding dTDP-4-dehydrorhamnose 3,5-epimerase — its product is MKVTPLQLQGASLLEPVVHGDNRGFFMESYNEEVMHKSGVNFKFIQDNQSLSAEVGVLRGLHYQLNPKAQTKLIRVLTGAIYDVILDVRRSSPTFGQWVGVFLSEYNKRQLLVPKGFAHGFCTLVPNTQVLYKVDEYYSPEHDRGILWSDPALGIDWPTANPVLSGKDQHHPLLEDAELNFD
- the rfbB gene encoding dTDP-glucose 4,6-dehydratase, which produces MKLLITGGAGFIGSNFVIYMLQQHPDYKIVNVDALTYAGNLENLKSIENHPNYTFVKADITDVAAMDALIGDGVDIVVNFAAESHVDRSILEPEVFVKTNVLGTQVLLDAAKKYSITKFVQVSTDEVYGTLGATGLFTEETPLTPNSPYSASKAGGDLLVRAYHETFGLPVNITRCSNNYGPYQFPEKLIPLMISRALADQALPVYGDGMNIRDWLYVEDHCSAIDLVIHEGVNGEVYNIGGNNERTNMHIVNTVLQELGKPDSLITYVQDRPGHDRRYGIDPAKITNELGWKPKHTFETGIKETIQWYLNNQEWWTRIQSGEYQKYAELQYGSRLGDSL
- the rfbD gene encoding dTDP-4-dehydrorhamnose reductase; the encoded protein is MKVFVTGSAGQLGQDLMLLLQSQNFEVLGCDRQEMDITDLDQCQEIIGAFAPDTVIHCAAHTAVDAAETDIDAAYLINATGSRNVALAAEKAGAKLVYISTDYVFDGMGVEPYHEYDNTDPKSIYGKSKRAGEILVQSLSSKFFIVRTSWVYGKYGNNFVKTMLKLGQEKPLLQVVHDQKGSPTYTVDLARFLLELIQTEKYGIYHASNSEACTWYEFTEAIFAEAEDILGLQFTAKLEPCATEQFPRPAPRPRNSVMEHLAIRTNGFQDIRPWREGLRDFLLELK
- a CDS encoding glycosyltransferase family 2 protein, encoding MKSKTVSVHIVTYNSADDIIDCLSAVLAQDYPIKKIVVVDNASTDGSADKVRAFYHELNSGSPQAPVPTLPPANQNSTIIADSSGHNHCPSLVLLENERNTGFAPAHNQAIAGTSTDYVLVLNPDLTLASDYVSRLVARMETNPQIGSATGKLLLKADHQLVDSTGLRMNRARRAFDRGAGEPADQWNESGPVFGASGAAAMYSRRMIEDISVEGEFFDADFFAYKEDVDVAWRAGLFGWQSYYDAEAIGYHERGWKTSGRSGKAMFIKRISYINRYKMIYKNESSGRMWLTLLYSLPYEIAAHGYSLLKEPKLLGAWSSFFAQRAVLKRKRRYIQGKAKQLMKQRE
- a CDS encoding glycosyltransferase family 2 protein → MDCIRSVYDSETSYSYEIILVDNNSHDNSVEMISKEYPDVLLIANSENVGFAKGNNQGMEAASGRYVLLLNSDTVVRKDTLETMTRFMDSRPDVGASGCKVILPDGALDKACRRGFPTPSASFYYAFGFSKLFPDRPRFNGYQLGYLDPDDEYPVDALVGAFMLLRRETIEQVGGLDENFFMYGEDLDWCYRIKEAGWEIYYYPRTSIVHLKGGSARRRPFKIVYEFHRAMILFHRKHYSKRYGSMINGVVYAGVGVKFALSLLRNALINPRKVPTPAQSLTVSGEAGIRNESNAEVRL
- a CDS encoding undecaprenyl-phosphate glucose phosphotransferase, which translates into the protein MIRRNQKFLTQLYMVADFLVIQIAFLAAWWLKFKSGLLESYRTLPVESYAYWSIIYAAIAVLIGILLSLYQPKRKKRFIDEFVKIFQVHVMAIFILLGVMFFLKEIDVSRQYLAIYMGFNILSIMLYRYVLKKMLKSLREKGFNRQFVLILGAGTLGKRFYNNLEQYPELGYEAIGFLDDYHAWDGIEEKRYKPILGTVDQLEGMLEMLPVDEVILALPLDAHSKYPSIIATCEKAGVRTLIIPDFFDYLPARPYFDNFAGMPMINVRDIPLDMAGNKMAKRVFDLIFSLFAIIMLSPVMLIVALGVRLTSPGPVIFKQERVGLNRRNFMMYKFRSMKMQTEAGVDTGWSTPEDPRRTKFGTFIRRTSLDELPQFFNVLFGQMSVVGPRPERPYYVEQFRGEIPKYMVKHHVRPGITGWAQSNGLRGDTSIEERIKHDIFYIENWSLLFDIRIIAKTIRNGFKNAY